A stretch of Mobula birostris isolate sMobBir1 chromosome 2, sMobBir1.hap1, whole genome shotgun sequence DNA encodes these proteins:
- the LOC140207939 gene encoding immunoglobulin lambda-1 light chain-like, producing MFPVLHLLWALMVHLPGILAVPVLNQTPMSGPVSAGQTARLECRLQNGNVGSYDIAWDRHRPGMGPEGVIYHSTGNSIYRGPGITERFQPSRDTSANTHILTIGSLEPGDSAVYYCRAWESDVGWFYGPGTILEIKSSESRKPSVLLLPPSPEETGLGSATLSCLVSGFKPGLVALRWSVDGVETDSGVTTGAVSTDTDQTYRLSSYLRVPAAAWNKGSSYSCSVSHSSLSSPLRNTISSSACAQ from the exons ATGTTCCCAGTTCTGCATCTCCTGTGGGCTCTAATGGTCCATTTACCAG GTATCCTGGCGGTCCCAGTCCTCAATCAGACCCCAATGTCCGGTCCTGTCTCCGCGGGACAGACTGCCCGCTTAGAGTGCCGGCTACAGAACGGGAACGTTGGAAGTTACGATATTGCGTGGGACCGACATCGTCCTGGGATGGGACCCGAGGGAGTGATATATCATAGCACCGGTAATAGCATTTACAGAGGACCCGGCATCACCGAACGTTTCCAACCGTCCAGAGACACCTCCGCCAACACTCACATCCTGACCATCGGCAGCTTGGAGCCCGGCGACTCGGCTGTCTATTACTGCAGAGCGTGGGAAAGTGATGTTGGTTGGTTCTACGGACCGGGGACGATTCTGGAGATAAAGA GTAGCGAGAGCAGAAAACCCTCGGTTCTCCTGCTTCCTCCCTCCCCGGAGGAGACCGGCTTGGGTTCCGCCACTCTATCCTGCCTCGTGAGCGGCTTTAAGCCGGGCTTGGTCGCGCTGCGCTGGAGCGTGGATGGCGTGGAGACGGACAGTGGCGTGACCACAGGCGCCGTGTCCACGGACACCGACCAGACCTACAGGCTGAGCAGTTACCTGCGGGTTCCCGCCGCTGCATGGAACAAGGGCTCGAGTTATTCCTGCAGCGTGAGCCACAGCTCACTGAGCTCGCCACTGCGCAACACCATCTCTTCATCCGCCTGTGCGCAGTAA